Proteins encoded within one genomic window of Bradyrhizobium sp. CB1717:
- a CDS encoding DUF87 domain-containing protein: MTKNKGPLANEAAKYAEHLADQSGQDLTALISAQGNVGDLIKMDFSECELLIHDHLRQKVGGLALGCFLLATRLSPGAAAAPLDEDSNLLLLRVTGQARLPNASETDLNRFLAGQRVATQDAMWDAQGKIDQFTLNQLRYAGIRCRLLGTFRMKETKPSEWKLSFGADVSNFYSGRGLKVYKPFGAALAQIVNFQKTKGDDSHPLSGKRVPIGRVRYASSERLVDPAGDSVQVELDPTDLIARRTALFGMSRTGKSNTTKVIASSVFRLREQDKKKGLIGQLVFDVNGEYANENTQDGSEENAACLKNIVLHTANAAHSDVATYGLAPHPNDPARTIVKVNFFGGFVSKSSTADELSKALEPLLVGKMLIDGRIASDSSKYIANFRNTSLDIPVVLDQSSATRFQRALLAYRAALSAAGFAPPDAVKKALLKGLFSKELVQALEQSSSSDASMYVRAATIIKKETVSWDEAVELMKSLRRFIQDTKHSGYDHFNSDYASQHDGRSWHDERLTGILSIFEYANGVNALRASKDEHDPGSVGDYAQSVMDDLVAGKLVIFDQSLGDPDMNRAAAERIMWVIFNRQKQEFVAAKKDKDGNLIPPPDILVYAEEAHNLLPPNAATDVSNIWSRVAKEGSKYRIGLVYATQEPSSIQSNIMKNTDNWFVAHLNNADETKELRKYYDFDDFVPSILQVPDAGFLRMRTLSNPYIVPVQINRFLVKAK; this comes from the coding sequence ATGACGAAAAACAAAGGTCCCTTGGCGAATGAAGCAGCCAAGTACGCAGAACACTTGGCAGACCAATCGGGACAGGATCTGACGGCGCTGATTTCGGCGCAGGGCAATGTCGGCGACCTCATCAAGATGGACTTCTCCGAATGTGAACTTCTCATTCATGATCATCTTCGACAGAAGGTAGGAGGGTTGGCGTTAGGATGTTTCCTGCTTGCAACCCGCTTATCTCCTGGAGCGGCCGCTGCACCTCTGGACGAAGATTCCAACTTGTTACTTCTAAGAGTAACTGGACAGGCACGATTGCCCAATGCGTCCGAGACGGATCTAAACCGATTCCTGGCTGGACAACGCGTTGCCACGCAAGATGCGATGTGGGATGCGCAAGGCAAGATAGATCAATTCACACTCAATCAGCTGCGATATGCTGGAATTCGATGCCGCTTACTGGGCACATTCCGAATGAAGGAGACGAAACCATCGGAATGGAAGCTCTCTTTTGGAGCGGACGTTTCAAACTTCTACTCTGGCCGTGGACTAAAGGTGTACAAGCCCTTCGGCGCGGCCTTGGCTCAAATCGTCAACTTCCAAAAAACGAAAGGGGACGACTCGCATCCACTGAGCGGCAAGCGAGTCCCAATTGGGCGAGTTCGCTATGCTTCCTCGGAAAGATTGGTTGACCCCGCAGGCGATAGCGTACAAGTCGAACTCGATCCGACGGATCTAATTGCTCGGCGAACCGCATTGTTCGGCATGTCTCGGACGGGAAAGTCGAACACAACGAAGGTGATAGCTAGCAGCGTATTTAGGCTGCGAGAGCAGGACAAGAAGAAAGGCCTAATCGGGCAGCTAGTGTTTGACGTCAACGGCGAGTACGCAAACGAGAATACTCAGGACGGAAGCGAAGAGAACGCTGCCTGTTTGAAGAACATCGTTTTGCACACTGCCAACGCAGCGCACTCCGACGTCGCAACTTACGGACTTGCCCCGCATCCCAATGACCCAGCGCGAACGATTGTGAAGGTGAACTTCTTTGGCGGGTTCGTCTCAAAATCGTCAACCGCTGACGAATTGTCGAAGGCCCTTGAACCGCTTCTCGTAGGCAAGATGCTGATAGACGGGCGAATAGCAAGTGACAGCTCGAAGTACATCGCCAACTTCCGCAACACCTCACTAGATATCCCGGTAGTATTGGATCAGAGCAGCGCAACACGCTTTCAAAGAGCGTTACTGGCTTATCGCGCCGCACTTAGCGCTGCTGGCTTTGCCCCTCCCGACGCAGTGAAAAAGGCCCTCCTCAAAGGACTCTTCTCCAAAGAGCTCGTTCAAGCGCTTGAGCAGTCAAGTTCGTCCGACGCAAGCATGTATGTAAGAGCAGCGACGATCATCAAAAAGGAGACAGTCAGCTGGGATGAAGCGGTTGAGCTCATGAAAAGCTTGCGACGTTTTATTCAAGACACCAAGCACTCTGGCTACGACCACTTCAACTCAGATTATGCGTCCCAGCACGACGGCCGCTCTTGGCACGACGAGCGGCTCACAGGCATCCTCTCCATTTTTGAATACGCTAATGGAGTGAACGCCCTAAGAGCGTCAAAAGACGAACACGATCCGGGAAGCGTCGGTGACTACGCTCAAAGTGTGATGGACGACTTGGTAGCCGGCAAGCTTGTGATCTTCGACCAATCACTCGGTGACCCCGACATGAATCGAGCGGCGGCCGAACGTATAATGTGGGTCATTTTCAACCGGCAGAAACAAGAGTTTGTCGCGGCAAAGAAAGACAAGGATGGGAATCTGATACCACCGCCTGATATCCTTGTTTACGCAGAGGAGGCGCACAACTTGCTACCTCCCAACGCGGCCACAGACGTATCTAATATTTGGTCGCGCGTGGCGAAGGAAGGATCCAAGTACCGAATTGGCCTGGTCTACGCGACTCAGGAACCGTCCTCTATCCAGTCGAACATTATGAAGAACACGGACAACTGGTTCGTTGCGCACCTCAATAACGCCGACGAAACAAAGGAGCTTCGAAAATACTACGATTTTGACGACTTCGTGCCGTCAATCTTGCAGGTCCCCGATGCGGGATTTTTACGCATGCGGACGCTAAGCAATCCATACATCGTGCCAGTTCAAATCAACCGCTTTCTTGTAAAGGCGAAATGA
- a CDS encoding AAA family ATPase, which translates to MATFSVVARSFFPNRGETDHVFLERDNWDDYTFKTLFHATYSTQSGELVKLGQVKIIKRGMTTGPVGIPQAFDNLSPDYCSLGQDQSFYETIRSLPSGAGYRILDQLRDVVWSQAIFEEFFSEEAFQTSLLRSVKESTLTRFRQLLHNEYEQTSFNFHYRLNPDSGSTTLDFLVEPRSLPPTNVHAIIGRNGVGKTTLLGRMAEAVCLSSNLRQARPEIGKFLHVSSEDASPGGFANVVSVSFSAFDDFRIPSGTGEEPLDVRYDYIGLRSFDEPRLKTLGELVSEFISSADLCIRSSRFSSWKRAIKTLSSDPGFDSLGLGALSENPDDSLIDACKDIYSKASAGHRLVLLTMVRLVETVGERTLVLFDEPEAHLHPPLLGSFIRALSELLLARNGVAILATHSPVVLQELPRECCLYSFAEWSLPFSFSPFHGDVWRVNWASYS; encoded by the coding sequence GTGGCAACGTTTTCTGTCGTGGCTAGGAGCTTCTTCCCAAATCGGGGCGAAACAGATCACGTTTTTCTAGAACGCGATAATTGGGACGACTACACATTCAAGACATTGTTTCACGCCACTTACTCAACCCAGTCGGGAGAGCTCGTTAAGCTTGGCCAAGTAAAAATTATTAAGCGGGGGATGACCACCGGGCCGGTGGGAATCCCTCAGGCCTTCGACAATCTAAGTCCAGACTACTGCTCCCTCGGACAAGACCAATCTTTTTACGAGACGATCCGCTCGCTACCTTCAGGTGCGGGGTATCGCATACTTGATCAACTTCGAGACGTTGTTTGGTCTCAAGCAATATTCGAGGAATTCTTTTCTGAGGAAGCGTTCCAAACATCCCTTCTGCGCAGCGTTAAGGAATCGACCCTCACGCGCTTTCGTCAATTGCTCCATAATGAGTACGAGCAAACAAGCTTTAATTTTCACTATCGCCTCAATCCGGATAGCGGGAGCACGACGCTCGACTTTCTGGTCGAACCACGAAGCCTTCCCCCAACTAATGTGCACGCAATTATCGGCCGCAATGGCGTAGGGAAAACAACTCTCCTCGGCCGAATGGCCGAAGCCGTATGCTTATCCTCTAATTTAAGGCAAGCTCGTCCAGAGATCGGCAAATTCCTACACGTATCCAGCGAAGATGCCTCGCCAGGCGGCTTCGCTAACGTGGTTAGCGTCAGCTTCAGTGCATTCGATGACTTTCGAATCCCGTCTGGTACAGGTGAAGAACCTCTCGACGTTCGATACGACTACATTGGCCTTCGATCTTTCGACGAGCCGCGCCTTAAGACGCTCGGTGAGCTCGTAAGCGAATTCATTTCAAGCGCTGACTTGTGTATCAGGAGTTCTCGCTTTTCATCCTGGAAACGGGCGATCAAGACCCTATCGAGCGATCCGGGCTTTGATAGCTTAGGACTTGGGGCGCTATCGGAAAATCCGGACGACTCGCTCATTGACGCCTGCAAGGACATCTACTCCAAAGCAAGTGCCGGCCACCGCCTAGTTCTGCTGACAATGGTGCGGCTCGTCGAAACAGTGGGAGAGCGTACTCTAGTCCTGTTTGACGAACCCGAAGCTCATTTGCATCCACCCCTTCTAGGGTCATTTATCCGTGCGCTATCGGAACTACTACTTGCTCGCAACGGAGTCGCCATCCTCGCGACCCATTCGCCGGTGGTTCTCCAAGAATTACCCCGCGAATGCTGTCTTTATTCTTTCGCGGAGTGGTCACTCCCTTTCAGCTTCTCGCCCTTCCATGGAGACGTTTGGCGAGTCAATTGGGCTTCTTACTCATGA
- the rpmB gene encoding 50S ribosomal protein L28 has product MSRRCELTAKGPLVGHKVSHSNIKTKRRFLPNLVNVTFISEALERNVRLRVSTNAVKSVDHNGGLDAFLLKANADALSPRALELKRAIQKKVGTAAPAKKAS; this is encoded by the coding sequence ATGTCTCGCCGCTGCGAACTGACGGCCAAGGGCCCCCTCGTCGGCCACAAGGTCAGCCACTCCAACATCAAGACCAAGCGCCGCTTCCTGCCGAACCTCGTCAACGTGACGTTCATCTCGGAAGCCCTGGAGCGCAACGTGCGCCTGCGCGTCTCGACCAACGCGGTCAAGAGCGTCGACCACAATGGCGGTCTCGACGCCTTCCTGCTCAAGGCCAACGCCGACGCCCTGTCGCCGCGCGCCCTCGAGCTGAAGCGCGCCATCCAGAAGAAGGTCGGCACCGCCGCACCGGCGAAGAAGGCCAGCTAA
- a CDS encoding DUF3108 domain-containing protein produces MLKTSRRLPRPRAGRLAFAALCGLALAWGAEPVAAQGKLEAQYEATLAGIPVGKGAWNIDIQDDVFAAAASGGTTGLLKSFAGGSGTGASQGRVVNGALVATGYQASTTTSKKTENIHITLDKGNVKEFGIEPEPPVDPDRIVVTDAHRRGVWDPMTASLLRVPGTGDPVTPEACHNAAPVFDGRMRYDLKLDFKRMETVKAEKGYRGPVVVCALYFVPVAGYIPDRPVIKYLAAQRSIEIAFAPVAGTRILVPFWLKVPTPLGPAMLEATSFITSPQPPRVAKTQ; encoded by the coding sequence GTGCTCAAAACCTCCCGACGACTGCCCCGGCCGCGCGCCGGCCGGCTGGCTTTCGCCGCCTTGTGCGGCCTGGCGCTGGCGTGGGGCGCCGAGCCCGTGGCCGCGCAGGGCAAGCTCGAGGCGCAGTATGAGGCGACGCTGGCGGGCATTCCCGTCGGCAAGGGCGCCTGGAACATCGACATCCAGGACGACGTGTTCGCAGCCGCCGCCAGCGGCGGCACCACGGGGCTGCTGAAGTCGTTCGCGGGCGGGTCCGGCACCGGCGCCTCGCAGGGGCGCGTCGTCAACGGCGCGCTGGTTGCGACCGGCTACCAGGCCTCCACCACCACCTCGAAGAAGACGGAAAACATCCACATCACCCTCGACAAGGGCAATGTGAAGGAGTTCGGCATCGAGCCGGAGCCGCCGGTCGATCCTGACCGCATCGTCGTCACCGACGCGCATCGCCGCGGCGTCTGGGACCCGATGACGGCCTCGCTCTTGCGCGTGCCCGGCACCGGCGATCCTGTTACGCCGGAAGCCTGCCACAACGCCGCGCCCGTGTTCGACGGCCGCATGCGCTACGACCTGAAACTCGATTTCAAGCGCATGGAGACGGTGAAGGCGGAGAAGGGATATCGTGGCCCGGTCGTGGTCTGCGCGCTCTATTTCGTGCCAGTCGCCGGCTACATCCCCGATCGCCCCGTGATCAAATACCTCGCCGCCCAGCGCAGCATCGAGATCGCGTTTGCTCCCGTGGCAGGCACGCGCATCCTGGTTCCATTCTGGCTGAAAGTGCCGACCCCGCTGGGACCGGCGATGCTGGAAGCGACCAGCTTCATCACGTCGCCCCAGCCGCCAAGGGTGGCGAAGACGCAGTAA
- a CDS encoding helicase-related protein, whose product MAFSPSPFASERALHDRVPGAGVTAVLGPTNTGKTHLAIERMLAHPSGVIGLPLRLLAREVYNKIAARVGSDAVALVTGEEKIKPKNPRYWVSTVEAMPRDLDVSFLAVDEVQIASDLERGHVFTDRILNRRGRDETLLLGAATMRPIIERLLPGVSMITRPRLSTLEFAGDRKITRQPRRTAIVAFSADEVYAIAELIRRQHGGAAVVLGSLSPRTRNAQVAMFQNGDVDYLVATDAVGMGLNLDVDHVAFASDRKFDGYQFRRLTPSEFAQIAGRAGRATRNGTFGTTGRCAPFEPELVNALQNHTFDAVKMLQWRNSKLDFSSLGALQVSLNLAPGHEALTRAPIAEDMRVLDHAARDVEVRDIAHGKAAVERLWEACQVPDYRKLSPAAHAELVTTLYGFLMRKGCIPDAWFAAQVEQADRIDGDIDTLSARIAQIRTWTFVANRPDWLKDPERWQGVTREVENKLSDALHERLTERFVDRRTSVLMRRLRENTSLNTEIGKTGEVIVEGHVIGRLDGFTFAPDAAEAGSDAKALQAAAQAVLAGEINTRAEKLGNAPDDQFVLTSEGIIRWTGDAVARLSAAEDALHPRIRIISDERLTGGPREKVQARLDLWVKTHIEKLLGPMFELSKAEDVTGIARGIAYQLVEALGVLERPRIANELKDLDQPSRATLRKYGVRFGAYHIYFPGLLKPAARALAALLWALKQDNVDLSSLSGAQHLASSGRTSFPVDKALPRDAYRVLGYKQAGERAVRVDILERLADLIRPALAWRENSAGEKPAGAFDGRSFVVTQAMTSLTGSAGEDFASVLRALGYRMEKRPPRPVKPAAPAAETVAAEMPPAEGSADTSTETAAEAVADLPEEAAVSAEAVTVEDAPGMEQHDEPAHEEPALEASPEAPVTPEDAPGIAPPAEEAAAPVDAAPAEIVATEAAASPDAAAPVEAAATPAEPELIEVWRPGGRHEDRKPRHERHRHQRHHNQPRPQAGAEAGSAPAEGEAAQSADGEKRGERHRHGGGHRRDGGKDFRKPREGGEGGERRDDRNRSFQGKDRDKDRDRNRDNKKFGGDRDKGRDNRGRDRDKGRDRRDRESGPSLRPYASSANPRERDRPIDPNSPFAKLAALKEQLSGRKE is encoded by the coding sequence ATGGCCTTCTCTCCCTCCCCCTTCGCCTCCGAGCGCGCCCTTCACGATCGAGTGCCTGGCGCGGGCGTCACTGCGGTGCTCGGGCCGACCAACACCGGCAAGACCCATCTCGCCATCGAGCGGATGCTGGCGCATCCCTCAGGCGTCATCGGGCTGCCGCTGCGCCTGCTCGCGCGCGAGGTCTACAACAAGATCGCCGCGCGGGTCGGCAGCGATGCGGTCGCGCTGGTGACGGGCGAGGAGAAGATCAAGCCGAAGAACCCGCGCTATTGGGTCTCCACCGTCGAGGCGATGCCGCGCGACCTCGATGTCTCCTTCCTCGCCGTCGACGAGGTCCAGATCGCCTCCGACCTCGAGCGCGGCCATGTCTTCACCGACCGCATCCTCAACCGCCGCGGCCGCGACGAGACGCTGCTATTGGGCGCTGCGACCATGCGCCCGATCATCGAGCGCCTGTTGCCCGGCGTGTCCATGATCACGCGCCCGCGGCTGTCCACTCTCGAATTCGCCGGCGATCGCAAGATCACGCGCCAGCCGCGCCGCACAGCGATTGTCGCGTTCTCGGCGGATGAAGTCTACGCCATCGCCGAGCTGATCCGCCGTCAGCATGGCGGCGCCGCCGTCGTGCTGGGCTCGCTCTCGCCGCGCACGCGCAACGCGCAGGTCGCGATGTTCCAGAACGGCGACGTCGATTATCTCGTCGCCACCGACGCCGTCGGCATGGGCCTCAATCTCGACGTCGACCATGTCGCCTTCGCCTCTGACCGCAAGTTCGACGGCTATCAGTTCCGCCGCCTGACGCCGTCCGAATTCGCGCAGATCGCCGGCCGCGCGGGACGAGCCACGCGCAACGGCACCTTCGGCACCACGGGCCGCTGCGCGCCGTTCGAGCCCGAGCTCGTCAACGCGCTGCAGAACCACACCTTCGACGCCGTGAAGATGCTGCAATGGCGCAATTCGAAGCTGGATTTCTCCTCGCTCGGCGCGCTCCAGGTGTCCTTGAACCTGGCCCCCGGCCACGAGGCGCTGACGCGCGCGCCTATCGCCGAGGACATGCGCGTGCTCGACCACGCCGCCCGCGACGTCGAGGTGCGCGATATCGCGCATGGCAAGGCCGCCGTAGAGCGGCTCTGGGAGGCCTGCCAGGTCCCCGATTACCGGAAACTGTCGCCGGCCGCCCATGCCGAGCTGGTGACCACGCTGTACGGCTTTCTGATGCGGAAGGGATGCATTCCCGACGCCTGGTTCGCCGCCCAGGTCGAGCAGGCCGACCGCATCGACGGCGACATCGACACGCTGTCGGCCCGGATCGCGCAGATCCGCACCTGGACCTTCGTCGCCAACCGCCCGGACTGGCTGAAAGACCCCGAACGCTGGCAGGGGGTCACGCGGGAGGTCGAAAATAAATTATCGGATGCGCTCCATGAACGCTTGACTGAGCGTTTCGTTGATCGCCGGACCAGTGTATTGATGCGCCGCCTGCGGGAGAACACGAGCTTGAATACTGAAATCGGCAAGACCGGCGAAGTCATCGTCGAAGGCCATGTCATCGGCCGCCTCGACGGCTTCACCTTTGCACCGGATGCGGCGGAGGCCGGCTCCGATGCGAAAGCCTTGCAGGCTGCAGCGCAAGCGGTGCTCGCCGGCGAGATCAACACGCGCGCCGAAAAACTGGGCAACGCGCCGGACGACCAGTTCGTGCTGACCTCGGAAGGCATCATCCGCTGGACCGGCGACGCGGTGGCGCGGCTGTCTGCCGCAGAGGACGCGCTGCATCCGCGCATCCGCATCATCTCGGACGAGCGCCTCACCGGCGGCCCCCGCGAGAAGGTGCAGGCGCGGCTCGACCTCTGGGTCAAGACGCATATCGAGAAGCTGCTCGGGCCGATGTTCGAGCTGTCGAAGGCCGAGGATGTCACCGGCATCGCGCGCGGCATCGCCTATCAGCTGGTCGAGGCGCTCGGCGTGCTCGAGCGTCCCAGAATCGCAAACGAGCTGAAGGATCTCGATCAGCCCTCGCGCGCGACGCTGCGCAAGTACGGCGTCCGCTTCGGCGCCTATCACATCTATTTCCCCGGCCTGCTCAAGCCCGCCGCGCGTGCGCTCGCCGCGCTGCTGTGGGCGCTGAAGCAGGACAATGTCGATCTGTCGTCGCTGTCAGGCGCGCAGCATCTGGCCTCCTCGGGCCGCACCTCGTTCCCGGTCGACAAGGCCCTGCCGCGCGATGCCTATCGCGTGCTCGGCTACAAGCAGGCCGGCGAGCGCGCCGTGCGCGTCGACATCCTGGAGCGTCTTGCCGACCTGATCCGCCCGGCGCTGGCCTGGCGCGAGAACTCGGCCGGTGAAAAGCCCGCCGGCGCATTCGACGGCCGCAGCTTTGTGGTGACGCAGGCGATGACCTCGCTCACAGGCTCCGCGGGTGAAGACTTTGCGTCCGTGCTGCGCGCGCTCGGCTATCGCATGGAGAAGCGTCCGCCGCGTCCGGTGAAGCCCGCAGCGCCCGCTGCCGAGACGGTCGCCGCCGAGATGCCGCCCGCCGAGGGCAGCGCGGATACCTCGACCGAGACCGCGGCGGAGGCCGTTGCAGACCTGCCGGAAGAGGCGGCTGTGTCCGCCGAAGCCGTCACCGTCGAAGACGCGCCCGGCATGGAGCAGCACGACGAGCCCGCTCATGAGGAGCCGGCGCTCGAAGCGTCTCCCGAAGCGCCCGTCACGCCGGAAGATGCCCCCGGCATCGCGCCACCGGCCGAAGAGGCCGCTGCGCCGGTTGACGCGGCTCCGGCCGAGATTGTGGCCACGGAAGCCGCCGCATCGCCCGATGCCGCCGCGCCGGTTGAGGCCGCAGCGACGCCCGCCGAGCCCGAGCTGATCGAGGTCTGGCGTCCCGGCGGCCGTCACGAGGATCGCAAACCGCGCCACGAGCGCCATCGCCACCAGCGTCACCACAACCAGCCGCGTCCGCAGGCCGGTGCCGAAGCCGGCAGCGCGCCCGCGGAGGGCGAGGCTGCGCAATCAGCCGATGGCGAGAAGCGCGGCGAGCGTCATCGTCACGGCGGCGGTCATCGTCGCGATGGCGGCAAGGACTTCCGCAAGCCGCGCGAAGGCGGCGAGGGCGGTGAGCGCCGCGACGATCGCAATCGCAGCTTCCAGGGCAAGGACCGCGATAAGGATCGCGATCGCAACCGCGACAACAAGAAGTTCGGCGGAGATCGCGACAAGGGCCGCGACAATCGTGGCCGCGACCGCGACAAGGGCCGCGATCGTCGCGACCGCGAGTCGGGTCCCTCGCTGCGTCCCTACGCCTCGAGCGCGAACCCGCGCGAGCGCGATCGCCCGATCGATCCCAACTCGCCCTTCGCCAAGCTCGCGGCGCTGAAAGAGCAGCTGTCCGGTCGGAAGGAGTAA
- a CDS encoding S4 domain-containing protein, whose amino-acid sequence MVKARTSAAELVESGHVRVNGTREKSPGHAIKIGDVITVALDRTVRVLKVTDFNERRGDAASARALYEELSEAKRN is encoded by the coding sequence GTGGTGAAAGCGCGCACCTCCGCGGCCGAGTTGGTCGAGTCCGGCCATGTCCGCGTCAACGGCACCCGTGAGAAATCGCCCGGCCATGCGATCAAGATCGGTGACGTGATCACGGTGGCACTCGATCGCACCGTGCGCGTGCTGAAGGTGACGGACTTCAACGAGCGCCGCGGCGATGCTGCCTCGGCGCGCGCGCTCTACGAGGAGCTGAGTGAAGCGAAACGCAATTAA
- the fdxA gene encoding ferredoxin FdxA, whose amino-acid sequence MTYVVTENCIKCKYTDCVEVCPVDCFYEGDNMLVIHPDECIDCGVCEPECPADAIKPDTEPGLEKWLQVNADYAKSWPNITQKKESPADAKEFDGMEGKFEKYFSPNPGSGD is encoded by the coding sequence ATGACTTACGTCGTCACTGAAAACTGCATCAAGTGCAAGTACACCGACTGCGTCGAGGTCTGCCCGGTCGATTGCTTCTACGAGGGTGACAACATGCTCGTCATCCATCCCGATGAGTGTATCGATTGCGGCGTGTGCGAGCCGGAATGCCCCGCCGACGCCATCAAGCCGGACACGGAACCGGGCCTGGAAAAGTGGCTCCAGGTCAACGCTGACTACGCCAAAAGCTGGCCGAACATCACCCAGAAGAAAGAATCACCCGCCGACGCGAAGGAATTCGACGGCATGGAAGGCAAGTTCGAGAAATATTTTTCTCCGAACCCCGGCTCCGGAGACTAA
- a CDS encoding CarD family transcriptional regulator, producing the protein MPNKTAKPAAKATVSKPVAAKAPAAKPAPKAPVAAAPAKAPVAAKPAAKPAAAPKVEEKKVVTQRQGFKANEFVVYPAHGVGQILAIEEQEIAGAKLELFVINFIKDKMTLRVPTAKVANVGMRKLSEPALVKKALETLKGRARVKRTMWSRRAQEYEAKINSGDIVAIAEVVRDLYRSESQPEQSYSERQLYEAALDRLSREIAVVQHSTETEAVKEIEAQLAKSPRRNAKAEAAEGEADAEGDADDTDGDDTTVADEAA; encoded by the coding sequence ATGCCTAACAAGACTGCCAAGCCGGCCGCGAAAGCGACCGTTTCCAAGCCTGTTGCTGCCAAGGCTCCCGCTGCCAAGCCCGCGCCGAAGGCCCCTGTTGCTGCTGCTCCTGCCAAGGCTCCCGTTGCTGCCAAGCCGGCCGCAAAGCCCGCTGCTGCGCCGAAGGTCGAGGAAAAGAAGGTCGTGACCCAGCGTCAGGGCTTCAAGGCCAACGAATTCGTCGTCTATCCCGCTCACGGCGTCGGCCAGATCCTGGCCATCGAGGAGCAGGAGATCGCCGGCGCGAAGCTCGAGCTGTTCGTCATCAACTTCATCAAGGACAAGATGACGCTGCGCGTTCCGACCGCCAAGGTCGCCAACGTCGGCATGCGCAAGCTGTCCGAGCCCGCGCTGGTCAAGAAGGCGCTGGAGACGCTGAAGGGCCGCGCCCGCGTCAAGCGCACCATGTGGTCGCGCCGCGCCCAGGAGTACGAAGCGAAGATCAATTCGGGCGACATCGTCGCGATCGCGGAAGTCGTGCGCGACCTCTATCGCTCGGAATCGCAGCCCGAGCAGTCCTACAGCGAACGCCAGCTCTATGAAGCGGCGCTCGACCGTCTGTCCCGCGAGATCGCGGTGGTGCAGCACTCGACCGAGACCGAAGCGGTCAAGGAGATCGAGGCCCAGCTCGCCAAGAGCCCGCGCCGCAACGCCAAGGCTGAGGCCGCCGAGGGCGAGGCGGATGCCGAGGGCGATGCCGACGATACCGATGGCGACGACACCACCGTCGCCGACGAGGCTGCGTAA
- a CDS encoding helix-turn-helix domain-containing protein yields the protein MKDLVSRCPIEEVMQILSGRWPTLLIYYLKQGTKRFSDLRRDNPAISHRMLALELRKLEDAGIVTRTEFDGYPLRVEYDLTAAGHTLVPLIDALGDWWSTVEPLAGREGREPPVGSSPSPPRI from the coding sequence ATGAAAGATCTCGTTTCGAGATGTCCCATCGAGGAGGTGATGCAGATTCTGAGCGGTCGCTGGCCAACGCTTTTGATCTACTATTTGAAGCAGGGCACCAAGCGCTTCAGCGACCTGCGCCGAGACAATCCCGCCATCTCGCACAGGATGCTCGCCCTCGAGCTTCGCAAGCTGGAGGATGCCGGTATCGTGACCCGCACCGAATTCGACGGATATCCGCTGCGGGTCGAGTATGACCTGACCGCGGCCGGTCACACGCTCGTGCCGTTGATCGACGCATTAGGTGACTGGTGGTCGACAGTTGAGCCATTGGCCGGCAGAGAAGGCCGGGAGCCCCCTGTCGGTTCGTCACCAAGCCCGCCCCGGATTTGA
- a CDS encoding glutathione S-transferase family protein: MDPILIYGFPMGSSMGLVAALEWLGKPYRLCRVDMLGEMRSPSYARINPRHETPAFITDEGAVLTETMAIAAWLEARDVERRISFDPQLPQADRMHQLMAFVNTGFTGAFAPIWAAMEGEAMEPATKSALREFGRKKVIERHDKLEGMVEAGAFLLGDRPTLADALLAGVARWLDFHAVAERSRWPKLAALRERLEADPAVVYATALENGDTYPGAGFCAGHIAPADVIARFGK, from the coding sequence ATGGACCCAATTCTAATCTACGGCTTCCCGATGGGAAGCTCCATGGGGCTCGTTGCGGCTCTCGAATGGCTGGGCAAGCCATATCGGCTCTGTCGGGTCGATATGTTGGGTGAAATGCGGAGCCCGTCATATGCCCGCATCAATCCGCGACATGAGACGCCCGCGTTCATTACGGATGAAGGCGCGGTGCTGACCGAAACCATGGCGATTGCCGCCTGGCTCGAAGCCAGGGACGTCGAACGGCGCATCAGCTTCGATCCGCAGTTGCCGCAAGCCGATCGAATGCATCAGCTCATGGCGTTCGTGAATACCGGCTTTACCGGCGCCTTCGCTCCGATATGGGCCGCAATGGAAGGGGAAGCGATGGAGCCGGCAACGAAGTCCGCCTTGCGCGAGTTTGGCAGAAAGAAGGTGATTGAGCGCCACGACAAGCTCGAAGGGATGGTCGAAGCGGGGGCATTCCTGCTCGGCGACAGGCCGACGCTGGCCGATGCGCTGCTGGCAGGCGTGGCGCGCTGGCTCGACTTCCACGCCGTGGCGGAGCGGAGCCGCTGGCCAAAACTGGCGGCGCTGCGAGAACGCCTCGAGGCTGACCCTGCCGTCGTCTACGCGACTGCCCTGGAGAACGGAGATACCTATCCGGGAGCAGGATTCTGCGCAGGTCATATTGCGCCCGCCGACGTCATTGCGCGGTTCGGCAAGTAA